The proteins below come from a single Fusobacterium sp. DD2 genomic window:
- a CDS encoding S-layer homology domain-containing protein yields the protein MLKYIILLFMLIFGSAFAEVTYEDVSRDHWAYSSIHSLAEKGILTDNRFKFDGNQPLSRYDFAYTLARAMDYVDLTKANKEDLKILESLMLEFSQELNKIGFDASTFNNRLNTTNETIELLRARVTENEKTITELKKRVEALEDKN from the coding sequence ATGTTGAAGTATATAATTCTATTATTTATGCTGATATTTGGTTCAGCTTTTGCAGAAGTAACTTATGAAGATGTTAGCCGTGATCACTGGGCTTATTCATCTATACATTCTCTTGCAGAAAAGGGAATTTTAACAGATAACAGGTTTAAGTTTGATGGAAATCAGCCACTTTCAAGATATGATTTTGCATATACACTTGCCCGTGCTATGGATTACGTAGATCTTACTAAGGCGAATAAAGAGGATCTTAAAATTCTTGAATCATTGATGTTGGAATTTTCACAGGAACTTAATAAGATAGGTTTTGATGCAAGTACATTTAACAACAGATTGAATACAACTAATGAGACAATAGAGCTATTAAGAGCAAGAGTAACAGAGAATGAAAAGACAATAACTGAGCTAAAAAAGAGAGTGGAAGCTCTTGAAGATAAAAATTAA
- a CDS encoding glucose-6-phosphate isomerase, which produces MKKLSFDYSKAIGYVREEELAFMKDQVLTAEKFLIEKNGAGNDYLGWIELPTNYDKEEFIRIKAAAEKIKRDSDILLVVGIGGSYLGARAAIEFLSHTFYNNLPKDKRKGAQIFYVGNNISGSYLKHLLDVLDGKDYSINIISKSGTTTEPAIAFRVLRKHLEAKYGKEEARTRIFATTDKAKGALKKLADEEGYETFVIPDDVGGRFSVLTPVGLLPIACAGIDIDELMAGAREAQNDYMAPFEENDCYKYAAIRNILNRKGKSIEMLINYEPRLHYVGEWWKQLFGESEGKDGKGLFPAAADFSTDLHSMGQYIQDGRRELFETAILIEKPETDVIIESEDVDLDGLNYLAGKGMDFVNKKASEGTLLAHVDGGVPNLVVRVPEVTPFHLGYLFYFFEKACGISGYMLGVNPFNQPGVESYKANMFALLGKKGYEKQAEILNKRLQNK; this is translated from the coding sequence ATGAAAAAACTGTCATTTGATTATTCTAAAGCAATTGGGTATGTAAGAGAAGAAGAACTAGCTTTTATGAAGGATCAAGTATTAACTGCTGAAAAATTCTTAATTGAAAAGAACGGTGCAGGAAATGATTACTTAGGATGGATTGAACTTCCAACTAACTATGATAAAGAAGAATTCATAAGAATTAAAGCTGCAGCAGAAAAGATTAAAAGAGATTCAGATATTCTTTTAGTAGTAGGAATAGGAGGATCTTATTTAGGAGCTAGAGCTGCTATAGAATTTTTATCACACACTTTCTATAACAACCTACCAAAGGATAAGAGAAAAGGGGCTCAAATTTTCTATGTAGGAAATAATATTTCAGGATCATATTTAAAACACCTTTTAGATGTTCTTGATGGAAAAGATTACTCTATCAACATCATCTCTAAATCAGGAACTACAACAGAGCCTGCAATAGCATTTAGAGTACTTAGAAAACACTTAGAAGCAAAATACGGTAAAGAGGAAGCAAGAACAAGAATATTTGCAACTACTGACAAGGCAAAAGGAGCACTTAAAAAACTTGCTGATGAAGAAGGATACGAAACATTCGTTATACCTGATGATGTAGGAGGAAGATTCTCTGTTTTAACACCAGTTGGATTACTTCCAATAGCTTGTGCAGGAATAGATATAGATGAGCTTATGGCAGGGGCTAGAGAGGCTCAAAATGATTATATGGCACCATTTGAAGAAAATGACTGCTACAAATATGCTGCTATCAGAAACATTTTAAATAGAAAAGGTAAATCAATAGAGATGTTAATCAACTATGAACCAAGATTACACTATGTTGGAGAATGGTGGAAACAACTATTTGGAGAATCTGAAGGTAAAGATGGAAAAGGATTATTCCCAGCTGCTGCAGACTTCTCAACAGATTTACACTCAATGGGACAATATATTCAGGATGGAAGAAGAGAGCTATTTGAAACTGCTATTCTTATAGAAAAACCTGAAACAGATGTAATTATTGAAAGTGAAGATGTAGACTTAGATGGTCTTAACTATTTAGCAGGAAAAGGAATGGATTTTGTCAACAAAAAAGCTTCTGAAGGAACTCTTCTTGCTCACGTAGATGGTGGAGTACCAAATCTAGTAGTAAGAGTACCTGAAGTGACACCTTTCCACTTAGGATACCTGTTCTACTTCTTTGAAAAAGCATGTGGAATCAGTGGATATATGCTAGGTGTAAATCCATTTAACCAACCAGGTGTTGAATCATACAAAGCTAATATGTTTGCACTACTTGGTAAAAAAGGATATGAAAAACAGGCTGAAATTTTAAATAAAAGATTACAAAATAAATAA
- the mscL gene encoding large-conductance mechanosensitive channel protein MscL produces MGFFQEFKKFALRGNVLDMAVGVIIGGAFGKIVTSLVNDVLLPIIGIGTGKIDISKLAVTIKSGTDGAEPVVVKYGMFLQNIVDFVIICLCIFIMIKVMNSLVKKEEEAKPAPAPSKEEVLLTEIRDILKNK; encoded by the coding sequence ATGGGATTTTTTCAAGAATTTAAGAAATTCGCACTTCGTGGAAACGTGCTAGATATGGCAGTTGGAGTTATTATTGGGGGAGCATTTGGAAAGATAGTTACAAGTCTTGTTAACGACGTATTACTTCCAATAATAGGAATCGGTACAGGAAAAATCGATATTTCTAAACTTGCAGTTACAATAAAATCAGGAACAGATGGTGCAGAACCTGTAGTTGTAAAATACGGAATGTTCTTACAAAATATTGTGGATTTTGTAATTATATGTCTATGTATCTTTATAATGATTAAGGTTATGAACTCTTTAGTTAAGAAGGAAGAGGAAGCTAAACCAGCTCCAGCACCATCAAAAGAAGAGGTTTTATTAACTGAAATAAGAGATATCCTAAAAAACAAATAA
- a CDS encoding ATP-binding protein → MLLQYDIENNLSIKERQRVSFVADKKKENIECTIGTAGFEVIPVVAIYGKNASGKTNVLKGLKHIFDMVTMSPIFDPFEGIPFYHPFKFSNKKNEDSKFEITFTIKEKRYTYGFSHNNKEITEEYLYVFNTQKPTKIFDKEVGDESYTFGTNYGELEEYVEKTHNNKLLLSTIAHWAANQSEITAIYEFFKNGMLYYQKDCGIPAFEFEKATSKLLIEDEKAREFLKLLIQYLDMEIVDIEVKNIEVNIENAPEEVRDFIKFVKKEQPNLTATDVKTVYNIAGEKYSLDLDAESNGIQKIYQIFPLLYHGLTSKKIIVIDEIETGLHPLIVKAIIKLFQNRDINKYNSQLVFTTHLPTVLDLQLLRRDEIWFAERTLERGYSTELYSLADVTGVRTTDNIEREYLQGKYNRIPSKNTWIDVRG, encoded by the coding sequence ATGCTGTTACAATATGATATAGAAAATAATTTATCAATAAAAGAGCGTCAAAGGGTATCCTTTGTAGCAGATAAAAAGAAAGAAAATATAGAATGTACAATTGGAACAGCTGGATTTGAGGTTATTCCTGTTGTTGCTATTTATGGAAAAAATGCATCAGGAAAAACTAATGTGTTAAAGGGATTGAAGCATATTTTTGATATGGTGACTATGTCTCCAATTTTTGATCCTTTTGAAGGAATTCCTTTTTATCATCCTTTTAAATTTTCTAACAAAAAAAATGAGGATTCAAAATTTGAAATTACATTCACTATAAAAGAGAAGAGATATACCTATGGTTTTTCTCATAATAACAAGGAGATTACAGAGGAATATCTTTATGTATTTAATACACAAAAACCAACTAAGATTTTTGATAAAGAGGTTGGAGATGAAAGCTATACCTTTGGAACTAATTATGGAGAGCTTGAAGAATATGTAGAAAAGACTCATAATAATAAGTTACTTTTATCAACGATAGCTCATTGGGCTGCTAATCAATCTGAAATAACAGCTATATATGAATTCTTCAAAAATGGGATGCTTTACTATCAAAAAGATTGTGGAATTCCAGCTTTTGAATTTGAAAAAGCAACTAGTAAATTACTTATTGAAGATGAAAAAGCAAGAGAGTTTTTAAAATTGTTGATACAATATCTAGATATGGAAATAGTGGATATAGAGGTTAAAAATATTGAAGTTAATATTGAAAATGCACCAGAAGAAGTAAGGGATTTTATTAAATTTGTAAAAAAAGAGCAACCTAACTTGACAGCTACTGATGTAAAAACAGTTTATAATATTGCTGGAGAAAAATACTCTTTGGATTTAGATGCTGAATCTAATGGAATACAGAAGATTTATCAGATTTTTCCACTACTTTATCATGGATTAACAAGTAAGAAAATAATAGTTATTGATGAGATAGAAACAGGACTGCATCCACTTATCGTAAAAGCCATTATTAAATTGTTTCAAAATAGAGATATAAATAAATATAATTCTCAATTAGTATTTACAACTCATTTGCCAACAGTTTTAGATTTACAACTTTTAAGAAGAGATGAAATCTGGTTTGCTGAAAGAACATTAGAAAGAGGTTATTCAACTGAACTCTATTCTTTAGCAGATGTCACAGGAGTAAGAACTACTGATAATATTGAAAGAGAGTATCTTCAGGGAAAATACAACAGAATACCTTCAAAAAATACTTGGATTGATGTCCGTGGCTAG
- a CDS encoding HEPN domain-containing protein: protein MARKLSSPERFQNTKSQKDIRVNYKTWRNDLKESFVENLDIIKKLQDRNIQDVMEICRMQISLLMSLYDYTIHEIVRYKMVDIYEGVAEKSRQYDFFKVSMRTLQEAINEPEKPLSWLLRGVSFQNDTISYINPKKTLEALSFVTDRDMFEEYCKDSGKEYSEFFSYLAGLNSRRNQIVHSMDIKNKRTLERNDITQQETEEILSTVRELVIYLIEKI, encoded by the coding sequence GTGGCTAGAAAACTTAGTTCTCCTGAAAGATTTCAAAATACTAAAAGTCAAAAAGATATAAGAGTAAATTATAAAACATGGCGAAATGATTTGAAAGAAAGCTTTGTAGAAAACTTGGATATAATAAAAAAACTACAAGATAGAAATATTCAAGATGTTATGGAGATATGTAGAATGCAAATTTCTCTTCTAATGAGTCTATATGATTATACAATTCATGAGATTGTAAGGTATAAAATGGTAGACATATATGAAGGTGTTGCTGAAAAGAGCAGGCAATATGATTTTTTTAAAGTTTCAATGCGTACATTACAGGAAGCTATAAATGAACCAGAAAAACCATTATCTTGGTTGCTTAGAGGAGTTTCTTTTCAAAATGATACAATAAGTTATATTAATCCTAAAAAGACTTTGGAAGCTTTAAGTTTTGTTACAGACAGGGATATGTTTGAAGAATACTGTAAGGATAGCGGAAAAGAATATAGTGAATTTTTTTCATATTTAGCTGGTCTTAATTCAAGACGAAATCAAATCGTACATAGTATGGATATAAAAAATAAGAGAACTTTAGAGCGAAATGATATTACCCAACAGGAAACAGAGGAGATATTAAGTACAGTTAGAGAGTTAGTTATCTATCTGATAGAAAAAATATAA
- a CDS encoding iron-containing alcohol dehydrogenase codes for MYRFTYDIPTKVFFGGNQLSKLGPELKKFGKRVLLCYGGGSIKRNGLYDKVVAEIKNAGLELFELSGIEPNPRVTTVNRGAQICKDEKIDVLLAVGGGSVIDCTKFVGAGAYYDGDAWDLVDRKAPIERCLPIVSILTLAATGSEMDDSGVITNLETNDKIGTAAKCLRPSVSFLDPANTYTVSPYQTACGSADIFSHIIETYFNAEGSMFMLDKIMEGLMKTVVKYAPIAMKDPTNEEARANLMWTSSWAINDFIALCEHNTWSCHPMEHQLSAYYDITHGLGLAILTPRWMKYVLDETTAERFRNFAVAVFDIDPKLDNMTAAKKGIEAVEHFLFKELGLKSTLTEVGIDRTHFAAMADKACTAKGDTIVRGYKHLTPEDVEKIYEMCL; via the coding sequence ATGTATAGATTTACTTATGATATTCCTACTAAAGTATTTTTTGGGGGAAATCAACTTTCTAAATTAGGACCAGAACTTAAAAAATTCGGAAAACGTGTTTTACTTTGCTATGGTGGAGGGTCTATCAAAAGAAATGGACTTTACGATAAAGTTGTAGCAGAGATAAAAAATGCAGGACTTGAACTTTTTGAATTAAGTGGAATAGAACCAAACCCACGTGTTACAACTGTAAATCGTGGTGCTCAAATATGTAAAGATGAAAAGATAGATGTATTACTTGCTGTTGGTGGTGGATCTGTTATTGACTGTACAAAATTTGTAGGAGCTGGAGCTTACTATGATGGAGATGCATGGGACCTTGTAGATAGAAAAGCACCTATTGAAAGATGTCTGCCAATAGTTTCAATACTTACTCTTGCAGCTACTGGATCTGAAATGGATGACAGTGGAGTTATCACTAATCTTGAAACAAATGACAAGATAGGAACTGCTGCTAAATGCTTAAGACCTAGTGTTTCTTTCTTAGATCCTGCAAATACATACACTGTATCACCTTATCAGACTGCCTGTGGTTCTGCAGATATCTTCTCTCACATAATAGAAACATATTTCAATGCAGAAGGAAGTATGTTTATGCTGGATAAGATTATGGAAGGTCTTATGAAAACTGTTGTAAAATACGCTCCTATAGCTATGAAAGATCCTACTAATGAAGAAGCAAGAGCTAACCTTATGTGGACTTCTTCTTGGGCAATCAACGACTTTATAGCTCTATGTGAACACAACACTTGGAGCTGTCACCCAATGGAACATCAGCTTTCAGCTTACTATGATATCACTCATGGTCTTGGACTTGCTATACTTACTCCTCGTTGGATGAAGTATGTACTTGATGAAACTACTGCTGAAAGATTTAGAAACTTTGCTGTAGCAGTATTTGATATAGATCCAAAACTTGATAACATGACAGCTGCTAAAAAAGGAATTGAAGCTGTTGAACACTTCCTATTTAAAGAACTTGGATTAAAGAGTACTCTAACAGAGGTTGGAATAGATAGAACTCACTTTGCTGCAATGGCTGATAAAGCTTGTACTGCTAAGGGAGATACTATTGTAAGAGGATATAAACATCTCACTCCAGAAGATGTAGAGAAAATCTACGAGATGTGTCTGTAA
- the yaaA gene encoding S4 domain-containing protein YaaA, giving the protein MEEVKISTEFIKLDQFLKWTGICDTGVDAKYFITDGNVKVNGEVELRRGKKLYPGDKVEAGGKEFLVK; this is encoded by the coding sequence ATGGAAGAGGTAAAAATATCAACTGAGTTTATAAAGCTTGACCAGTTTTTAAAATGGACTGGAATATGTGATACAGGAGTAGATGCAAAGTACTTTATCACAGATGGAAATGTAAAAGTAAACGGAGAGGTTGAATTAAGAAGAGGGAAGAAACTTTACCCTGGTGACAAGGTGGAAGCTGGAGGTAAAGAATTTCTAGTTAAATAG
- the recF gene encoding DNA replication and repair protein RecF (All proteins in this family for which functions are known are DNA-binding proteins that assist the filamentation of RecA onto DNA for the initiation of recombination or recombinational repair.) gives MEILEINYVNFRNLNDGNTKFFPNLNLFWGKNGQGKTSLLEAVYFGATGQSFRTSKAAEMIKYGTSKTGVYVVYEDMIGRKTLTVKFVNGKKEYCYNDKKVAYDEFYGKLNVVTYIPEDIVLITGSPSVRRTFFDGEIAQTSPEYFADLRAYNKILKIRNKYLKEQNTKNQEFAIYEEQFIHYGAKVIAARLEYVSKISIILNLNYRKLFDDKKELNLTYYSELGELKKQSVEEIEELLRERIKKRFFMEKRYGFSLCGPQKDDFLFVLNGHEAKSTASQGEKKSIVFSLKLSEIDMVIRAKRENPVLVIDDISSYFDTNRKNSVLNYLEKRNIQVLLSSTGGLGIDSKNFYVESGEIEYGKQLD, from the coding sequence TTGGAGATTTTAGAGATAAATTATGTAAATTTTAGAAACTTAAATGATGGAAACACAAAGTTTTTCCCAAACCTCAATCTTTTTTGGGGTAAAAACGGGCAGGGAAAGACAAGTCTTTTAGAAGCAGTATACTTTGGAGCTACAGGACAGAGTTTTAGAACAAGTAAAGCAGCTGAAATGATAAAGTATGGTACCTCTAAGACTGGAGTTTATGTAGTTTATGAAGACATGATAGGTAGAAAAACCTTGACTGTGAAATTTGTAAATGGAAAAAAAGAGTACTGCTATAATGATAAAAAAGTTGCATATGATGAGTTTTATGGGAAATTGAATGTTGTGACATATATTCCAGAGGATATTGTATTGATAACAGGTTCTCCATCAGTGAGGAGAACTTTTTTTGACGGAGAGATTGCCCAGACAAGTCCTGAATATTTTGCAGATTTAAGAGCATATAATAAGATACTTAAGATAAGAAATAAGTATCTTAAGGAGCAGAATACTAAAAACCAGGAATTTGCCATATATGAAGAGCAGTTTATACACTATGGAGCCAAGGTCATTGCAGCACGTCTTGAATATGTGAGCAAAATATCCATAATTTTAAATCTCAATTATCGTAAGCTTTTCGATGATAAAAAAGAACTTAATCTTACCTATTATTCTGAATTAGGAGAGCTTAAAAAGCAGAGTGTAGAGGAGATTGAAGAACTTTTAAGAGAGCGGATAAAGAAGAGATTTTTTATGGAGAAAAGGTATGGATTTTCACTGTGCGGACCACAGAAGGATGATTTTCTATTTGTCCTAAATGGTCATGAGGCAAAATCAACAGCCTCACAGGGTGAGAAAAAATCTATAGTATTTTCACTTAAGCTTTCAGAGATAGATATGGTTATAAGGGCTAAAAGAGAGAATCCAGTCCTTGTAATTGATGATATCTCATCATATTTTGATACAAATAGGAAAAACAGTGTTTTGAACTATTTGGAAAAACGTAATATTCAGGTTTTGTTAAGTTCAACAGGGGGTCTGGGAATAGACTCTAAAAATTTCTATGTGGAAAGTGGTGAGATAGAATATGGAAAACAACTTGACTAG
- a CDS encoding DUF721 domain-containing protein — protein MENNLTSVKDAVVNGINKSRRLKEGVLKAEWTKIVGKFAAKSQPEFIKDGVLNLIVEGPIFAQHFNMKKNQIIETINNYFNAEVVKDLVIRTGQLNENRYEYLDTEDKSGARNAVPRKDEELKADSKKEKPVKAETALKNEDKKSKEDSQEISFEEGHRLVENEDMSEAGILKKIDYLRRLAIDREKYLLSHGYKKCKCCGMIFESEDGEEFCKVCIEEKKDREYRRRGME, from the coding sequence ATGGAAAACAACTTGACTAGTGTAAAAGATGCAGTTGTAAATGGAATAAATAAGAGCAGAAGGTTGAAAGAGGGAGTGCTAAAAGCTGAATGGACTAAGATAGTAGGTAAGTTTGCAGCAAAATCTCAGCCTGAATTTATAAAGGATGGAGTATTAAACCTTATAGTTGAGGGGCCTATATTTGCTCAACATTTTAATATGAAAAAAAATCAGATAATTGAAACTATAAATAACTATTTCAATGCAGAAGTAGTAAAAGACCTGGTTATAAGAACTGGACAGCTCAATGAAAACAGATATGAGTATCTGGATACAGAGGATAAAAGTGGTGCAAGAAATGCCGTTCCTAGAAAAGATGAAGAGCTGAAAGCAGACAGTAAAAAGGAAAAACCAGTAAAGGCAGAAACAGCTTTAAAAAATGAAGATAAAAAGAGTAAGGAAGATTCTCAGGAGATCTCATTTGAAGAGGGGCATAGACTAGTTGAAAATGAGGATATGTCTGAAGCAGGGATTTTAAAGAAGATAGATTACTTAAGAAGACTTGCAATAGATAGAGAGAAGTATCTCCTGTCTCATGGATATAAAAAGTGCAAATGCTGCGGAATGATATTTGAAAGTGAAGATGGAGAGGAATTCTGCAAAGTGTGTATTGAAGAGAAAAAAGATAGAGAATATAGAAGAAGAGGTATGGAGTGA
- a CDS encoding extracellular matrix regulator RemB, translating into MYLYLEGDKLIPNEKVVLIIDYEQITGKSNQEFWEKEIGKKEVIDLSQKGRKSVVITDEEIYITSYGTQTLMNRGKEFFSIVGGIKSE; encoded by the coding sequence ATGTACCTTTATCTTGAAGGGGACAAGTTAATCCCCAATGAAAAAGTAGTCCTTATTATTGATTATGAGCAGATAACTGGGAAGTCAAATCAGGAATTTTGGGAAAAAGAGATTGGGAAAAAAGAGGTCATAGACCTCTCTCAAAAAGGTAGGAAAAGTGTTGTGATTACAGATGAGGAGATATATATTACCTCCTATGGAACCCAGACACTTATGAACAGAGGAAAAGAATTTTTTAGCATAGTTGGAGGTATAAAGAGTGAGTAA
- the gyrB gene encoding DNA topoisomerase (ATP-hydrolyzing) subunit B: MSNNYQAEDITVLEGLEAVRKRPGMYIGTTSERGLHHLVWEVVDNSVDEALAGFCTHIEVNILPDNVIEVVDNGRGIPIDIHPKYKKSALEIVLTVLHAGGKFENNNYKVSGGLHGVGISVVNALSLWTEVEVRKNGKVWYQKYNRGIPEEPVKEIGETDDHGTTVRFKADHEIFETLVFDYNTLKNRLKELAYLNKGLVITITDSRKEPFKKEVFEFEGGISDFLKEITQDTEKLIKEPVHIVGEVDNVAVEVAFTYTVNQSEIVYSFVNNINTHEGGTHVQGFRTALTRTINDVGKSQGILKEKDKNLQGNDIREGIIAIVSVKVAQPQFEGQTKTKLGNSEVTGIVSTVVGNSLKMVLEDNPSDTKIIIEKILNSRKAREAAQRARELVLRKSALEVGSLPGKLADCSSKNPDECEIYIVEGDSAGGSAKQGRDRYHQAILPLRGKILNVEKAGLHRALENNEVRAMITAFGAGIGDNFDISKLRYGKIILMTDADVDGAHIRTLLLTFIYRYMVELIYNGNVYIAQPPLYKISYGKQIKYAYSDRELAEVTEEFEGDNKRYTLQRYKGLGEMNPEQLWETTMDPENRTLLRVSIDDARAADMLFDKLMGDKVEPRREFIEENAEYVKNLDI, translated from the coding sequence GTGAGTAATAATTATCAAGCAGAAGATATTACGGTATTGGAAGGATTGGAAGCAGTAAGAAAAAGACCGGGAATGTATATAGGTACTACATCTGAAAGAGGTCTACACCACCTTGTGTGGGAGGTAGTTGACAACTCTGTTGACGAAGCTCTTGCAGGTTTTTGTACCCACATTGAAGTAAATATACTTCCAGACAACGTTATAGAGGTAGTGGATAACGGAAGAGGAATTCCTATTGATATCCACCCTAAATATAAAAAATCAGCCCTGGAAATAGTACTTACAGTACTTCACGCAGGAGGTAAATTTGAAAATAACAACTATAAGGTGTCTGGAGGACTTCACGGAGTTGGTATTTCAGTAGTTAACGCACTGTCACTTTGGACAGAGGTAGAAGTAAGAAAAAATGGTAAAGTATGGTACCAAAAATATAACAGAGGTATACCTGAAGAACCTGTAAAAGAGATAGGTGAAACAGATGACCATGGTACTACAGTAAGATTTAAAGCTGACCATGAGATATTTGAAACACTTGTATTTGACTACAATACTTTAAAAAACAGATTAAAAGAGCTTGCTTATTTAAATAAAGGTCTTGTTATAACAATAACAGATTCAAGAAAAGAGCCATTTAAGAAAGAGGTATTTGAGTTTGAAGGAGGAATATCAGACTTCTTAAAAGAGATAACTCAGGATACTGAAAAACTTATAAAAGAACCTGTTCACATAGTTGGAGAGGTAGATAATGTAGCTGTTGAAGTGGCATTTACATACACTGTAAATCAATCTGAGATAGTGTACTCATTTGTAAATAATATCAATACCCATGAAGGTGGTACTCACGTACAAGGATTTAGAACAGCTCTGACAAGAACTATAAACGATGTAGGAAAGAGCCAGGGAATCCTAAAAGAAAAAGATAAAAACCTTCAAGGAAACGATATCAGAGAGGGAATAATAGCAATAGTTTCAGTAAAAGTTGCTCAACCTCAATTTGAAGGACAGACAAAAACAAAACTTGGTAACTCTGAGGTAACAGGAATAGTATCAACAGTAGTAGGAAACTCACTAAAAATGGTACTTGAAGACAACCCATCAGATACTAAGATAATAATAGAAAAGATATTAAACTCAAGAAAAGCAAGAGAAGCTGCTCAAAGAGCAAGAGAACTTGTACTTAGAAAATCAGCTTTAGAAGTAGGATCACTACCTGGTAAACTTGCTGACTGTTCATCTAAAAATCCTGATGAATGCGAAATCTATATAGTTGAGGGAGACTCAGCAGGAGGATCAGCAAAACAGGGAAGAGACAGATATCACCAGGCAATATTACCACTTAGAGGTAAAATATTAAACGTAGAAAAAGCAGGACTTCACAGAGCTTTGGAGAATAATGAAGTAAGAGCAATGATAACAGCTTTTGGTGCAGGAATTGGAGATAACTTTGATATTTCTAAATTGAGATATGGAAAGATAATTCTTATGACAGACGCTGACGTTGACGGAGCTCACATAAGAACTCTTCTTTTAACATTCATATACAGATATATGGTGGAACTAATCTACAACGGAAACGTATATATTGCACAACCACCACTATATAAGATCTCTTATGGTAAACAGATAAAATATGCATATTCAGATAGAGAACTTGCAGAGGTAACTGAGGAATTTGAAGGGGATAATAAAAGATATACTCTTCAAAGATATAAAGGTCTAGGAGAGATGAACCCAGAACAACTTTGGGAGACAACAATGGACCCTGAAAATAGAACACTATTAAGAGTATCAATAGATGATGCAAGAGCTGCAGATATGCTATTTGATAAACTTATGGGAGACAAGGTAGAACCTAGAAGAGAGTTTATTGAAGAAAACGCTGAGTATGTAAAAAATCTGGATATCTAA